The sequence AATTCTTTATATcacttcttgtgaataattaaaaggcctagagacctgatattgggcatgtgacatgcttggatgaagggctaccaagtttgttgaaatgaataaccttgatcttcaatcaatgtcacaggggtcaaatatgcttaaatctttaaacgacaatgttgtaatgtactaatagtcagatgaccgttaaggcccaagGGCCTCTTGTTGGATTATTGTTCACTATTTGAATTACAACCACAGACTTTTAATAACAGCCTACCGTGAGTGCTACGTATTGCAGAGTGtggatatatgtatgttttgggaggctgcagtatatttctGTTGTGGTTTTTTGTAACGGTGGAATTCTTGTccgttttatagtgctttatcaatGAACGCTTACCAGTTAACCAACTTATAGTGTGACAAAGCCTTGTCAAGACTAGAAATGTCTGTTAGAGATAAATATCCCGCCTTCATATGAAATATTGTAACAGAACGTGACTTGCCTAAACGTGATGTACCGATACGGACAAGCGTCTCACTAAATATTCTGATGTTATGGCGCAGAAACATGACTGTgtaacaaatgattaaaaagCCAAATTTTGGAAGTGAATACTTGAATCTAATCATTATCAAGTAACAACCTTATTAAATTCGGGTTACATTATCTATGAACATAACTTGGCCCAGAGGGACTGGATTTGGATTGGAGCTTGATCTGCTACGAGAGTTACGTGTAATGATCTAATAAAACATGACCAGGAAATACAAACTTTTTGTCAGTGTCATTATCAGGCATCGTTTGGGTCATGTGCAAACTCATTTAAATTGACATACACGTCAGgatatatttgtgttgaaaattATATTTGGATAAAGTTTCAAGCGTTACATGGGTTAAGTGTATGATTTGACACCCGATGTAATTTACAAAGATTTACAGCCGCTTCCAACCGTTGTTTCAATTTAGAAAATAGTTGCACGATATTCTTCATACAAATAGTAGCTTAAACAATAAAGTAGTTTTAGTCATGGGAACTATAAAAAAGTGCTGCACTGTTgatgaatgatattttttgctctttcaaaaacaggagcagacgaattagtatttttcttcagttgcaaatgCTACTTATTTATACCATTACGACCGTTgagtttcttatttttttaGCTAAAGTATGGAAAAAATAAATGCGTCACAAAGTTCATGGCGCAATTCTCGATGTAGAAAGATGCATTAATAACGCATCCctcaaaagcaaaattaattatttcatattatttttgtgttaattagacatgcaTTTATacttactgttcaaatgatgtgtaACGTTTATGCTTTATCGGCGGTGTACCATcgataaaatataaatacattgtattatatatgtttttaagtTGATTCAGTCAATACCAAAGTTCATTGCAATATATCTTACATATCATTTCTTGGTCGTGATGTGGGCGATTTCTAAGACATCATTAGTTGAAGCCTTGTCAGTGATTTTCATTTTTGGCAGACTGTGCTTGTTTGGTATCCTTCCTTCGGCAAATAAAAACTGATATTGACTGAGAACGGGCAAAATATATTTCTGATGTTCAGGAGACGGACATTGATAAAGATAAATTTAAATTGTCTCCAGTATAACTTAACATGGAATCGAATTAATTCCTGTTGTTCACATGTGATATTTCCTGTTTTAAAACCATGTTTATCTAGACTTCGCGTTGTTTGataaaacatctaaaatagaaaaaaatttataaagaaaaacCTTACGGTATATGTCTGTCAAGACAATTTGTCACGACGTATGCATTAACCGAACAAATAATTCATAAGCTTTCACAATGTTGTTTAATGTCGCACGGATATACCAACGATGATTGATTTTTGCTGATCTAGCACTCACTTTATCACTTACACTAAAAGGTAGCCTCCCTTGATGATAATATTATACATAACGTTTCTGCATTTCTGTCCACAAACAATTCATAATATTCTTAACAACGAAGTTTTGACAATAATTCAGTACCGTAAGGTAATTCCACCCATTGTGCAATGTCGCAAAATTTTTGCGACCATAGAAAGTCATTTTTAGAGAACATTCTCGTATGTTTTTTTCGCTTTAGTGACTGGAAagaaatcaattatttaaaagAGCATTCTAACATGTTGACGTACCTATAGTGATTGTCATCCTTTGGGAATATTACTCACTTGTAACAGTCATAGCGGCTACAGTACTGTAATCAAAGACCACTATCTTTCTCAAATAGGGTCATAACAACCTAGTAAACTTGTGTTCCCTTGACGATGTATCTAAGCTACATATCTGGAGTACGTGTAAGCAATATACATGGATtctgatatagcactttaaaaaggacaagagttccactatacaagaaataCACAGCATGAATAAACTGCAGTCACACCATGACCatcaagagttccactatacaagaatacacGGTATGAATAAACTGCAGTCTcccatgaccatagctgttactagaacgttaattaatcaaacaaacaaacaaatgaacacGCACCCCACACTTTATACAATAATACaacgcatacatgagaggccgttcttacatcgCCCCTTTGGTAAAAGgatgttaatataataaaccaaacaaCACCAAAGAATGGGCTTAACGTCCTATCCACTGCTAAATTAATTTTAGGACGGTTCACCCTGTATACAACGTGTTGcgattgtgtatatatatgtcttaggaggctgcggtatattcatgatGTGTCTCCTACcatttgatttattatttatttaatctgGTTAAAGTACAAACACGTTCCCGAGTTTTGTCGTTTGGTTCTGAAAGATGGTGATTGCGATCGCGGTGATTGAGTTCGTGATAGCATTACTTGTCTGACTGTGTCGTCTACATAGATCTTAATTAAAAATGAGAGATCTTAGCAGGAGTGATTTATGATGCCCAACAGGTACGTAGACGCAGACGGTTTGATAGATAGCCCACTGTACTACTGATCGTATGTAGGAGAGTATTATCAAAAGATGTGGGGTTGAAGTGTAGGCAATGGAATTCTAAGGTTTTCATTTACGTGTATAGCGATGAAAGGAGTCGGCTTGTAATGTAAAAGTGAAGACtttcaaagattaaaaaaaacatgatgGAAATACAATCTTACCGTTTTTACGCAAAACCTAATCTTAAAGTTTATTCAAACATTTTGGTGGTTAACGTGTATCGTTGTCAGATAAAATGTTAAGGATGAACGGCATTTTTATGTTGATCAAATAAGAGTCATTTAACGTTTTTTTGTGTTGCCAATTTCTGTAATTCTCATTTTGTTAGTATTTTCGTGAATGGGTACATTTCATTCTGAAGTGTTTTATGGCTTTCACCATTTTTGACGATGTATAAGACCACGTACTTATGATTGGTTGCTGTTTTGACAtagaacaaacaaaaacatttcccattgtatatttaatatataaccTTTTTGCCCTCTGACTATCACGCTTTCATTATTTTCCTAATTCGCATCTTCTTACGAGTCTTTCGGGTTATATAAGATAAAGAAACAATCAGGAACTCGCGCCTGGCATTCATGTCTGTCTAATTTCCAATCAGAAGACTTCGGCCATTAATTTGTGTTTCTGTAACAAAGGTCTATCCCGACAAGTTTTAGCGCTCGTGACATTCAGATGACGCGCGCTCTGCTACTAAAACAGCCATCTAGCGGATAATAATCGTATTACACAATGGCGAAATTGTGGCCGTCTGGTTTAGTGTTATATTGTCGctttatatttgataatattcCGATTGATACAGCATTTCTAATGAAACATCCACTAGTAATTTATCTAGTAATTGATAATAGGCGCATTATCACTCGCATTAAAACTTCCCAGACATAGGTAGAATGCGTTTTTTGTCTTCTTGAAATAATGCACAGGCTGAATGGAGACATTGTATATAATCTAGCTTTAAAATGCACCACAGGCGAacatataaatatgtacaaaacTATTACCTTACTGATTAATCAATCACAGCTGTAAAACATATACTTACAATGTATGCTGAAGGTTATTAAAACACAagaatattattaattaaataacaCGTTTTCCTCCGCAGCAAATTGATGTTTTCCTACGCAGCAAATTGATTTTCTCCTCCAAACTCTCCAATCGTAAATTGCGCTAATTCAGCTGCGTTGAGAGTGGATAGGGTTTAATTTGTCTGTCAGCTCATTTTTTTCGTTTGTTTCCAGTTCATGAAACGAGTTGGCTGAAGTTATCTGTCACTATTCAAATTTCTATAAATACACGGAACAAAAGCTTTACAAGACTATCCTAGTATAGCCGGAGATTGTTGAAATTGGTAGAGGTAGGTAGGCGTTGAGTGGTCGAAGTTCTCACGTCTATACATTACGTAAATCATTTGAAGGATGGAATAGGTATCACTTGTTAAGCtcattattaaagtgaatacATTATCTAGCCAAAACAGATATGTCTTCATTCTCTAATAGCCTACTTATTTTATTACAGGAAGAATGAGCATAAATCTAGAGTAAAATCAGGAAGTCCGCATAGTCCGGCACACAACCGTAAAGACTACATTCTGGAACGTGCAGATATACCATGCGTTATGGAATCGGTCAGGGAATGGCTCATGAACAAATGTAAGCTGGTCAGTCAGGATCAAACAACGACTGCAATCGGAAATGACATTAACAAACAACTTTGTGGGGCTCTTACTCCGAAAAACATTCCCGAGTTTGTGATTCCTAAATCGGGAGAATCCTCTCGCAGACAAAGCTCGGAGTTAGAATCTATCGACGAAGATGTTCCTTTCAGAGGTTTTTCTCCTCGGAGTAGCATTGCATCTTCCGGTAAGAACAGTCCTATTCAGTCCTCATTTGGATCGAATTCATGCCTTAACGTGCCTCGGAACTCCACTTCGCGATCGGCACCTGTTTCCCCCAGACATGAAATCAAACACATTGTGTGTCAGGGGAGTACCCATTCACTGAACTATAGCGACAATGGCGAGGAATATACGAACTCCGATCCTCTATCATTTGCTGCTATGTCTCTCCCCCATTTCCGGACTAAAACATCGACATACGGGTTCACAACACTTACCCAGTGTCCTCACACCAGACGGAAAGAATCTCTGTTTCACGCCGAAAGCGATTCCCTGATTCCTTACAAGCGGACAAACTCTTTCGAAGGACTACGTGTACGTTATGACAAAGAATGGCCGCCCACATATTATCTATCGGATTCCAATGGATTATCATACAATAACGACTCGCCTCAACCACCAGCAGTGACCATAACACCTTCTGCAACTGAACCTGAAGTTGACGAAGCCCCTACAGAGAGACACATATCGCTATCGGCAATGCACTTGTCAAATTCGTTGGATGTAAACTATAGTCTAccatattttaaatcaaaattgaaatactACCGCCGGAGATCCTCCTTACTTGGTCTTGATGATGAAGAAGCGTATATCACGGACCACAATACAGAAAGCAAACAGCGCCGATCCATATCGGCCTTGTATGCCTGTCCAAAAGACAACACTCTGAAAAGACATTCATCGCCACAACTTCGGACTTCAAAAGAAAGCGTTGAGAAAGCGTCGGTACCGAAACCTCGCATAACATTCGGAGACGCCCAGTGCCAGTTTCTAGTGCAACATGGCGAACTGAAATTTGCTTTTCAATATCTGGCAAAATCAAAACAATTGAAAGTGTCAATATTAAGGGCAGAAAATTTAGGTGGACACGGGAAAACTGATCAGAATATGAATGCATACGTCAAGGTCTATCTACTTCCTGGCAAATTACAAAAACAGTGTTCAGAAGTTGTAAAGCATACGCGGTGTCCGGTCTTTGAGCAGGAATTCTACTTCACTGGAGTATCACTTGAACAGTTACACGCAATGACCCTACGCATAAAGTTGCTTCACAAAGGACATAACTTGCGTCTTCCGGAATTCATAGGAAAGGTGGATGTTAATCTAGACAGTTACGACCTTCTAACAGAGAATCGAATGTGGAAGGACTTGGACATTAAGCGGGACAAAGAGGTAAGATTATCTCACTTAACAAAAAagagaacaaaaaataaaatcattttccaAATAGATAAAACGAGGGCAAAAAGTAAAGTAGTATTTTGGTTCAACCACGAAACCCGACACTCGGATTTTACGTAAATGAAGTTTGTAAGCGTTGCGGATATCACTACAGTTTCGTCTTTGCCAGTTCTAACTTTAGTAGGCTATGCCAACTGACAACAATTATATTTTTGCTAGGCAGTATTTGTTCCCCCGTCAATCCAATCCAGCCATTCTTGATATGGTGCCATTATCCTGTTTTTCTAATGAAGACTTTTTTAAATGGTAGCCGCAATCATTTTGACCAGAAGAACGATCAATTCGTTTGTAATGACTACCTAACACAATAAGGTAAAAGGACTTTCCCTAGTATAAGATACGGGAGTTTCCCAATAAACAACGGTTAATAACAGCACAAAGCGATCGTGGCTTCAAGCCATACCAGAGAGGTCATCCGATGCCAAGTCACTATTTAAGACAGTCAAACTATTGTTCTAGCCTTGTAAGTAAACATTAAGCTAATTACTACGAGAGCTTTGGGGGTATAAACCATACATCTTTGTCAACATACCACTTAAACAGGGTCAACAAACAGGTCAAAGCGTGTAAACAACGGGGCTTAGCAGTGTTGTTCAATCACAGACTATTAACATTCGTGATAGTTAATATTCAATTTCGTTTTCTGTAACGagagaattttttatttttgttttttttttgtttttctcgaTAGACATCATAAACCAGCCCTATTATCGCAAGTGTTCCATATGATTTACCTGATCTTCTGTCGACACGTTCATTACTGCCTCCTTAGATATTCAAATCGACTTTTCGACACAAAAGATAACCCATTTCGATCTTTAATTTAAGGAGACTATAAATAACACGGATATTCTAGCAAGCGTGAATTTTGATGAAATCCAATTATTTTGAGACTTCGTAATTTCCTACGGCGAAAACAATTTTTATTAATCTACTTGCGTCATGACAAATTAGAAAAACGAGCTATTACCTCCTTGCTTGTGTCTTAGGAATATTTGAATCAGTTGACACCCTGCtaaaataatgattaaaattaTTCACCGCAAGGTGTAATAATGTAGTTTTTATGGCTCTTTTGTCCGGTTGGAAATGAAATGACCTCATTTTACGGTTGAAACTGCTGACATTTTGAATGCGTCCTTTGAGGTGTGTTTTGTCATTAGTTCTAGTTTGTTAGTCTGCTTCCGGTCGTTATATCACTTCAATAACACCGATAGATCTCGGGATATCAATGACATTATCGCAACCATATATTGTCTCCAGGTAAATTGCTAATCAAGTCTTGCCAATGGGAACATACTGACATCGCTTAATAAGCTTCACATATTAGATACTGGTATACATTTTTCATATCCTGTCATTACAAATTATACACTAGCACAAGTTCATTTTTTGCTGTACtgaaattgctatcaaatataataaccattatgTTGATGATAAGCTTGTATCGCGTGGCAACGTATAGTAGTGATAATTAGTGTATATTTTCCGTAATCAATATGGGAGCAACATATTTTTCACAGTCCTGTACAGGTATTAGTGATATGTTCACttttcattgtatatatatattcctaaaCCGATACACCAGGATCATGACTAAAGTTTTAAATAGCAAATCAAATATGACGTAAAGTTTTGTAcattgtaacgtcatatttaaatgatttagtCTAAACAAAAGCGTGTTTAGTTTGTTTCGTAATCCTGGTGTCTGTTCAGTATTCTGTGTATTGTAGAGGGAGAAAATTAATACTTTATTAAGTCACAACAGTAACTGTTGCTTCTATTGTTACATGCCTATCTATGATGTTTTCTGTATCACTAGACATTTTCATTCGTGAGTACTTGATTGCAGGTGTAAGAAACAAcgcgaatataccgcagtctcccaaaacacgtacctcccactacacacacgctacacaccgtgTACATAGGAGGCATCCTTATATATGATCCTGGCTGTTCATAGAACCTTaattcaatcaaacaaacaaaggtgTTAACCAATGTTAACAAAAGCAAAGGacaaaagtattttaaaaagtttgtacattttctgtctttaaaattaTGTAGCTGGAATATTATGTGGTACTTTTATCCATACATTTGtgattataatatttataaattaatatagTTTGACAACATAAAACGTGATTTTGGATAAAATAGAACCCTGTCTTATACCTCTCATAAAAATATTAAGttggccatagcacaggcccTTGGGACCTTTCCCTTTGACATTTTAACCATATTTCAAGAGTTATGATTAATGTTGCTATATCTAGTATTAATAAAATTGACAAACTCCATTTTCTATGCAAGAGATTcctggacattattgatattacACGTGTCTTTGAttagtttatatttaaattgtGTTTTACGAAGGAACGCATAAACAGCGAATACAAGATAAATGCTTCAGCATTTTTCACATATAATTGCCTTTTCAagcaaattaattataaacacacGTTTCATAATAGCAATCATAATCCCGCCTAAAAGGTGAAGACTCCTCATCTCATTGCAGTAATCTTTTTTtacatacatgacaaaataACGCAGAAGGCTAACGACATAGCTTGTACTTTAGTATTTTGAATGGTGTTACTAATGGCTTTTTAACCTTACATTTGTGTGTGGGGTGTTTTTGCCGTTCGTGTATATGAAGCAAAGCCATACAATGATCATTTAACGAGTTTTCATTTCATGATTAATGTACAATATAGACCATGTTTTGTTGTTGGGCTTCTGCTTCATTTCATCAACAGGTTCCTGTCAATACATAAGCTAAAGCATGTCTACGTAGTTGATTAATCCAATCTTCCGCCGTTGTAGAGCGTTTTAGTAAATACCACTTTGAGCGTTGTCGAGCGAAAAAAGAACCTACCGATGCGGTTAATTTCCACTATCTCTATCTATTAACGATTCTATAACGAGTCTATATGATGAACTACGAGTTTCGAAAGGTCAGTCGACGGTTAGGTGAAATATACAATAAGTTGTATTGACGAACGTTAGTCTTTACTTTGTAATTGACAATGGAGTTTGCCACGAACACTGTTATGACCATTTCACGATTAAACATTCCGTCggttttacatgtacatcatcaagTGTATAGACGTTTGCTATTGAGATGAATTGGACGATAATTGGTAAAAGATTGACAAAATGAGTGCAGCCATCGATTTTATATACTTTCTCTATATAAGCTTTGCGGATGTTGCTCAATTACAATAGAGGTGTATGAAGCCGTATctattgaaatggaaatcgttTCAAATGTGTTGGCGTTTATGCAATGTTCCGAAGCATGAATCGTAGAGAAAGCTATTTTTCCGTCGACATTTCTTGTTTAAACCACGCACAATGAGGAGCCCTCCTCGAGTAGGCAATTAATTAAGAGTAAATAGGAAAGGCTTGTAAGTCAACCACGCGGGTAGGACTTGTTTATAGATTATCCTGATACGAAGGTCAAATGGTGTGTATGCCCGGAGACAAGGTGGACATACGAGTTATCAT is a genomic window of Argopecten irradians isolate NY chromosome 10, Ai_NY, whole genome shotgun sequence containing:
- the LOC138333657 gene encoding C2 calcium-dependent domain-containing protein 4C-like is translated as MESVREWLMNKCKLVSQDQTTTAIGNDINKQLCGALTPKNIPEFVIPKSGESSRRQSSELESIDEDVPFRGFSPRSSIASSGKNSPIQSSFGSNSCLNVPRNSTSRSAPVSPRHEIKHIVCQGSTHSLNYSDNGEEYTNSDPLSFAAMSLPHFRTKTSTYGFTTLTQCPHTRRKESLFHAESDSLIPYKRTNSFEGLRVRYDKEWPPTYYLSDSNGLSYNNDSPQPPAVTITPSATEPEVDEAPTERHISLSAMHLSNSLDVNYSLPYFKSKLKYYRRRSSLLGLDDEEAYITDHNTESKQRRSISALYACPKDNTLKRHSSPQLRTSKESVEKASVPKPRITFGDAQCQFLVQHGELKFAFQYLAKSKQLKVSILRAENLGGHGKTDQNMNAYVKVYLLPGKLQKQCSEVVKHTRCPVFEQEFYFTGVSLEQLHAMTLRIKLLHKGHNLRLPEFIGKVDVNLDSYDLLTENRMWKDLDIKRDKEDLGSIEICLKFQSKEGSIQVTVVQAKGLPHHPITGHPDPYTRVELEQPGRSVSRKTTKTKKSTPDPMPMFNESFVFNMSFKRDDLAGTVLTVSVYDHDRIRSDYVIGQVKFCADAHQTSAMEHWIEMFSQPEVAIQRCHELLDHEDEFK